Sequence from the Bremerella volcania genome:
GGAACCATCCGAATGGCTTCCTCGGCGGTAAGCATTACCACGGGAAGCATCAAAATGGACAACGCTACCCCCCCTGCATAGGCCGAGAATCCACCGGTAACGAGAACTACCGCCCCGTAGGCGAAGACGCCAGCCAAGATCGATGGAAATCCACTGAGAACCTTGGCGCAAAAGCGGACGATACTGGCCGTTTTGCTGCCAGTTCCAAGTTCGGCCAGAAAAATCGACGCCATGATCCCAAACGGTACGCTAATCAGCGCCGCGATGGCGACCATGATGAGGGTCCCGACCAGGGCGTTTCCAAATCCACCCCCATCCTCAAAAGCCGTCGGAGGCAATTGATAGAAGTTGGATAGCGTTAGCTTTGATGCTCCTCGATAGAAGAGCATAAAGACGACGGAAAAGAGTGGCACTAGCGCGGTGAACGTAAGCAGCGTCGTTACCAGGCTGAGAAACCCACTCAGCAAGGTACGTGGTTTACGGAGCGAGCGTTCTAACCGTCGAAGGTCGATTTCGTTGAACGACAACGGCTCTTTCTCAGGAGATGCCATTAACGCATTCCTTTCAGGCCTTTGGTTGCCCGTTGCAAGATCAGTGAGCCAATGATGTTTACGACCAGGGTGATGCCCATCAGGACCACGCCTGCGTACATCAGGACGCCCACTTTCATCTCGTCGCTACCCGCTTCGGAGAAGTTATTGGCGAGTAAGGCAGCCAACGTGTTGGCTGGAGAAAAGATGGAGACGTCGATCGTATTCATATTCCCGACAAGCATGGCCAGGGCCATCGTTTCGCCCAAGGCTCGTCCGAAAGCCAGAACGATACCACCAAAGATGCCACCGGAAGCGGTGGGCAGGACCACCGATAATATTGTCTCCCAACGCGTCGCGCCCAAGCCGTAAGAGGCCTCGCGCAGCTTCGGTGGAACCGCCACGAGCGCGTCACGACTAATCGCGGAGATGGTAGGAAGAATCATAATCGCCAAGACGAACGAGGCGGTAAGCATGCCGGGGCCTTGGTAGCGGGTACCAAAAAGGGGGAACCACCCCATGTTGTCGTGCAGCCAGTTGCAGGGTTCACGCAGCAGGGGCATCACCACGAAGATTCCCCACAAACCGTAAACCACACTGGGAATCGCAGCGAGCAGTTCGACCAGATTCTTGAGGGTACTTTCCGACCAACTGGGCAGCTGGCCCCAGAAACGGTGAAACTGAATGCCAAATAGCTTCAGGATCTGAAAGACGAAGTTGCCAAGGTAGCCTTCGCTGAGAAACACGGCGACGGCAATTCCGAAGAACGACCCAATAAATAAAGCTAGAAGCGAGCTGTAGAGCGTCCCCCAGATTTCAGGGAGGATGCCATACTCCGATGTATTCGGGTCCCACGTCCGACCCGACAGAAAACCAGCCCCATACTCCTGAATGGCTGGACTTGCCTTCCAGGTAATCTCGACGACGATGTAGGCCATGACGATGATCGTCAGCCAGGCAAACGCCGAGCAGGTAAATCGAAAAACTCGATCTATTCCCCGCTCGACGGACGTCGGAGGTCGAGAAATCGGCGACCTTGTTGGATGATCCATGGATGCCGCAACATGTTGTTGTAGAAAACCAGGCTTGGTGAGTATCTCACCAAGCCTGGAAGAAGTTGGCTTACTTCGCGGAAATGTTATCCAACGCGGCCGTAACCTTGCTGGTAACTGCTTCCGGCAAAGGAATGTATCCGAGTTCCTCACTCGATTCCTGTCCCGTGGTCAGACAGTACTTGATCATCTCCTTGAACGCTTCCATCTTCTTGGAATCGTCGTACGTCTTGTAAGCGATGATCCACGTGTACGTGACGATTGGCCACGAGTCTTCGCCTTCTGGATCCGGCACGAATGCGATCAACGATGGCGGGAATTCCACCGAGGCCAGAGCGGCTTGAGCCGAGTCAATCGAAGGCTTGATGTACTTGCCAGCTTTGTTTTCCAGCGAAGCCATCGACAGACCCGTCTTTTCGGCGTAACCAAATTCGACGTAGCCAATCGAACCTGGGGTCTGCTTCAGCGAAGTGGTCACCCCTTCGTTCCCCTTGCTCTTGGTACCAACGGGCCAGTTCGGAGCCTTGTTGACGCCAACTTCGCTGTTGAACTTTTCGCTGATCGCGGCCAGGTGCTGGGTGAAGTTGTAGGTCGTGCCGCTGGAGTCCGAGCGAACGATGACGTTGATGTCTTCGTCGGGAAGTTCCACGCCTTCGTTGGTGGCAGCAATCTTAGGATCGTTCCACTTCGTGATTTCCTTCAGGAAGATCCCAGCGTAGGCATCGCGGGAAAGCTTCAATTCTTCGACGCCTTCAAGATTGTAGGCAATCACGATGGCACCGGCGGTCATCGGAAGCAGCTGGACGCCGCGCTCGACCTTGGCCATCTCTTCATCGGTCATCGCGGCATCGCTGGCACCGAAATCGACCGTACCGTCGATCACGGCGCTCACGCCGGAACCGCTACCGACCGATTGGTAATCGATTTGAACGTTGTCGTGTTCGTTGGAGTAGGTCTTGAACCATGCTCCGTACAAGAGAGCGGGGAAGCTGGCCCCGGCGCCTTGCAGCTTAATGAGTTCACCGGAACTCTGACCGCCACCGCTTCCGCCGTTCGCGGATGGCTTGTTTCCACCGGTGCAGCCGACGGTGGCGACCATCATGGCAGCCAGAGCGACATACGAGCCCAAGTTTGATGGAGTGATTTGCATGCTTGGTCGTTTCCCCACAAAAGGATTACCCAGGATGTTATTCGAGATCGTGATAGGAGGTTTGTTGAGCCCTTTCATCGCACCCCCGTTTGTGGGGTCAACTGTTAACTCAACATCAACAAGGACGATTACTCTTTTGAGCTTCGCAATGCCTACCAAGAGAAACGCATTCCAGCCCCAAATTCGCCCTTCAGACACAAAATCTAAGGGGTGCAATCGAGCATCACAACCCGCTCTAAGAGATGCACGCAGAATCTTAACATCCGCCTTAACATTTCCCCCTACTTTGTGATAGCGACGATTGAATTCTTTCTAAGTAGTGCGAATTTTGGCATCGATCTAAGCGCTGTCGTTCACCATATTTATCAATTTTTCACACGCCTCGTCTCTTGCCGTCAGTAAGTCCTGGCCACCTTCCGAGCAAAATCTACCAATCGCGGCTGGCATCGAACTTGCACCTCCTATCCAAAAACGCACTCAGAAAAAAGAAAAGGAGGTTCATCCATGAATACGCCACAGATTCAGCGGCCAATCGTACTTGTGACGGGAAGTGGGGGTCTTATCGGATCACGCATCGTTCCCGAATTACGGAAGTCTTACACCGTCGTCGGAATGGACCTGCATCCCCCTGAGCAAGAGGAGGCCGACGTCGATCACTGGATTCAGGTCGATTTAACCGATGATGAGAGCGTCGCAGAGGCGTTTTCAGAACTTCAAACAAACCATGGAAGCGATTTGGCCAGCGTAATTCACTTGGCGGCCTACTACGACTTTAGTGGAAACGAAAGCCCACTCTACGACGAGCTAACGGTTCAAGGTACTCGGCGACTTGTCGATCAATTGCGGAGCATGCAGGTCGAGCAGCTGTTATTCACGAGCAGTTTGCTCGTGATGAATTCCGTCGACGTGGGAAACCGCCTGACGGAGCAATCCCCCACCAATGCCGAGTGGGCTTATCCGCAGTCCAAGTTGGCTACCGAACAGTTGCTGCGCGAGCAGCACGGAGATATCCCGGTACTCATCCTTAGAATCGCTGGCGTCTACGACGAAGCATGTCATTCGTTGCCGATCTCGAACCAGATTCAACGCATCTACGAAAAGCAGATGGAGAGTTATTTTTTCCCTGGTGACGCGAACTGTGGCCAATCTTTTGTCCACTTGGAAGACCTCACGCGGTGCATTCTGGCGGCGGTGGATCGACGGAATCAACTTCCCAGCTTTAAGACACTTCTCGTTGGCGAAGAAGACGTCATGAGTTATGGACAATTGCAAGACGCAATCGGCCAGCACTTGCATGGGAAGGAATGGCCCACCATTCGAATTCCCGCGGCGGCCGCGAAAGCCGGTGCCTGGGTTAAGCAGCAGATGGCATGTCGTGAGGAGGACGAACCCTTCATTAAGCCGTGGATGGTTGACCTGGCGGATCAGAATTATCCGATCGACGCGACGGAAGCCCGACACGTCCTGGGATGGACGCCTAACCACTCACTTCGGGGCACGTTGCCGGAGATGTTAAGCAAACTCAAGGAAAACCCTGCCCAGTTCTACGAGATCAACGGTTTGGGCTCACGAGAACCAAGTGAACAACGGGGGTGAGTTCATGAGTTCGTCTCTACCCCATTCAGCCCTGGAAAAGCTTGACGAACACGATCCGGTTCGTCCTTGGTCCTACAATCCTTCCGCCTGGTCGCAGCGAGTGCCCGTCTGTGTGCTCGCATTTGCGGCCACGATCATCGCCGCACACTTGGCCGCGTTCCAGTGGGGTTTAATCAACTATGTATGGGATCCCATATTTGGTGAGCAAAGTGCCAACGTGATCGGCTCGGAGATAGCCAAAAAGATGGATCGCTGGGTAGGCGTTCCCGATGCGGCGCTGGGGGCGATTGCTTACCTGGGAGATGCTATCTTCGGCTTAGCCGGTTCGACGCGGCGCTGGTACGAACGCCCGTGGATCGTCATTTTGTTCGGCATTGACGTCATACCTCTTGGAATCGTGAGTGTGATTCTCGTCATGGTGCAAACTTTCGTTCTCGGACAATGGTGTTTTCTGTGCTTGATCACTGCAACGGTTTCCCTAGCGTTGATCTACCTGGCGTACGACGAGGTCTATTCATCGCTACTTTTCCTATGGAAGGTGTGGCTACGCAGTCGCCGAGTCAACACGCTTTGGACGGCAATTTGTGGTTATCCCACGGAAGTCAGCGGACACGTCATTGAAGAAATGATTGGTTCTTGCGATGCCAGGAAAGAAGAATAGAAATGTGGCCTCGAGTCGTTGAATTCATGCTTGGCTGCTGGTTACTGTGCAGCCCGTTTATCTTTCGAGAAGAGAATCACTCAGGCATTGATTCCTACGTCGACTTCGGACTTGGAAGTCTGGTGATCAGCTTCTCCGCATTGGCATTTTGGAGACCAGCGCGATATTCCCATCTGGCGACACTTTTCGTTTCGTTATTGATGATTCTTGTACCACGTTTTGCTCTTTCACCTGAAATCTCGCCTGCCGGTCAAAACTTTATGGTGATAGGCCTGTTGCTCTTGATGTTTGCGATGATTCCCAACAAGGCCTTTTCCACACCATCTGCGTGGCAGAAAGAGATGCCAAGCCAAGCGTCGCAAAAGACATAGCTGAAAGATCGGTTGCCAATCGCTCTGGCAGTTGGTCGCGCAAGAAGAAAGCCATCGCGGGAAGGATGGCTTAGCGTGTAGTAACTTGCCTGCTGCTAGCTCGCGGCGACAGCTTGTAGAAATGTGGTCATGTCGATCGTATTGAGCAACAGGCCGATTTGCTTCATTTCAGCAACCTGCTTGCGACGTGTCCGCTCTTGGGTGCTCCACGATCGGCGTACTTCGCGACAGGCCTCGGCAAGGGAACGTTTCGTGACGTGTTGTTCTTCGGTCGAAGGCGATTCAAGGCAAACTAGCGTGCTCATATGTCGAAACTCCATTTTGAGGAAAGCGTTGTTGTTGCCCTGGCTTTATGCAATTGCCGTACCAAATGATCGCTGATCTCACGGAAGTCCTCTCGTAAACCTGGAGTCAGGCATGGGCTTTGCGGAGATCTAAAAACCAAGAAAATGCGTGATTCTCGCGAGTCATCCGCCTAGAATTCAGCTGGAGGGGTCAATCATGTCCAGACATTGTGCCGTTGCGATATATGACGAGTTTTCAGCAGCCCAAAAGGCTGTTCAGCAGCTCGATGAAAGTAAATTTCCTTCCGATCAAGTCTCGTTGGTGGCAAACAGCGTTCATCAAGATCTTCAGTCGACCAACATCCTCCAATATGGGGATGAGTCCGAGAAGGACGCCGCTTTCGGTGCTGGCGTCGGGGGGCTTCTGGGCTTTTTCATGGCCGCTCCCCTGCTAACGATTCCTGGCTTCGGGCTGATGCTGATCGCCGGGCCGATAACTACCGGAATTACGGGAGCGATTGTCGGCGGCATCCTCGGCTCGATGATCGGCTGGGGAGTGCATGAAGATCATGTCGCCGAATATGAGGATGAAGTCCGCCAGGGAGCGTTTCTCGTCGTTGCCAATGGCGATCCATTTGAGGTCGACTACGCAAAACAAGTTCTCGATCAAACCAACGCGCGCTGCGTCTCGATGCATGTAAGGGAAAGTGCCGACAGCATCGAGCCGTAAAAGCACAGCGCACAAAAAAAAGAGCCGGCGCACACTTGGCCAGCTCTTTTGGTTGGTTCATATTCGCGGGATTAGGCTTCGATCAGCATCCGAGATGGTTCTTCGATCGCTTCCTTGATGCGTTTCAGGAAGGTCACCGCTTCGCGGCCATCGACGATTCGGTGATCGTAGGTCAACGCGAGGTACATCATCGGGCGAATCACGACCTGGCCGTTCACAGCCACCGGGCGTTCTTCGATCGCATGCATCCCCAGCACGCCGCTTTGCGGTGGATTGACGATCGGCGTCGAGAGCATCGAGCCGTACACACCGCCATTGCTGATGGTGAAAGTACCGCCAGATAGTTCTTCCGGCTTCAGTTGGTTGCTTTTGGCACGACCAGCGAACTCTTGGATTGCCTGTTCGATCTCGGCGAAGCTCATGCGTTCGGCGAACTTGAGCACCGGAACCACCAGCCCTTTGCCCGAGCCAACCGCGATACCGATATGGAAATAATTTCGATAAGCGATGTTCGTCTCGTCGCGAATTTCGGCATTCAGTTCCGGGTGGGCTTTCAGGGCGTCGATCAGGGCCTTGGTGAAGAACGACATGAAGCCCAGTTTGACGCCGTAACGTTTCTGGAACGACTCGCCGTGACGCTTTCGCAGGTCCATGACGTACGACATGTCGACCTGGTTGAACGTCGTGAGCAGGGCCGCCTTCTGTTGGGCTTCGACCAGCTTCGAGGCAATGCGGCGACGAATGAGGCTCATCGGAATGACCTCTTCCATCTCCTTTTCATTGCGATTGCCCGAGTCCGCACTCGGCCGGCTGGAGATCGACTGAACGTACTTCTCGACGTCCTCACGGCGGACCGTCTTGCCGGCTGGCGCGACGTCAGAAGCGGATAGACCGTGCTTTAGCAGTTCTCGGCGACCGGAGGGAGTCGCTTGGGTGTCTTCATTGCTCGAAGCGGACTTGGCATTACCGTCGCTCTTGGTGGCCGCGGCTGGCTCAGCTTTCGGCTGATCGGCCTTCTTCGATTTCTTGTCCGACTTCGCCGCTGGCTTGCCGGCACCTTCTTCGAACAGCGCGATCACTTCGCCGACCGAAACGATCTCGCCTTCTTGCTTCAGAATTTTCTGCAGCGTGCAATTGGCCGGGGCAGCGAGGTCCATGGAAGCCTTATCGGTTTCCAACTCGACCACGTCCTCGTCTTCCTGGACGCTTTCCCCTTCGCTTTTCAGCCACTTGAGGATCTGCACTTCCTGAATCGACTCGCCCGATTCAGGCACTTTCAATTCGATGGTCATCTTCCGCAGCTGTCCTTTCTAGGTCTCGTTGAAGGCTCGTTCGAGAAGTTGTTGCTGCTCGAATTCATGAGCCGCTTTGGATCCGGTTGCCGGGCTGGAAGATGTCTCCCGGGCGATTACGGAGAGTGGGAATCGCTCGAACATACGATGCCCGTATCGTAATTTCCAGTAAGGCCACACGCCCATATTGTCGGGTTCTTCCTGGACCCAATACAAGGGGACGCCGTCTTCATATTGGTCGAGGACAGCCTGAACGGTGTGATTCTTCAGCGGGTAAGGCTGCTCAACGCGAATAATCGCTACATCGTGACGCTGATGTTCTTCGCGATAGTGAGCCAGGTCGTAGTAAACCTTGCCGCTGCACATGATTACCCGCGAGGTCTTTTCCGGGTTGTCGCGGTTGTCTTTGATGATCCGCTCGAACTTGTTGCTGGCCAATTCTTCGAGCGAAGAAACGGCCGACGGATGCCGCAAGAGACTCTTGGGGGTAAACAAAATTAACGGTTTCTTCCACGAACGCTTCATCTGACGACGAAGCACGTGAAAGTACTGTGCTGGAGTCGTTGGAATGGCGACTTGAATGTTGTCTTCCGCGGCCAGCCACAGGAAGCGTTCGAGACGAGCACTCGAGTGCTCGGGACCCTGCCCTTCGTAGCCGTGCGGCAGCAGCAGCACCAGACCACTTAGGCGGCGCCACTTGTCTTCGGCACTGGCCATGAACTGGTCGATGATCACCTGAGCCGCGTTGCTGAAGTCGCCGAACTGGGCTTCCCAGGCCACCAGGGCATTAGGATAGTCCAGGCTATAGCCGTAGTCGAAGCCAAGCACGCCTGCTTCGCTGAGCGGGCTGTTGACAATCTCGACCGGTGCCTGCTTCGGAGACAGATTCGAGAAAATGCTGTGCTCGTGGCCGTCGTTGATGTCGTGCAGGACCGAATGCCGCTGGTTGAACGTACCACGTTGGCAGTCCTGACCGGAAAGCCGAATGCGGTGCCCTTCCATCGAAAGGGTGGCAAACGCTAACGCTTCGGCCGAGGACCAGTCCAACAGACGTTCGCCGTTGGCCATCTCTTTCCGCTGATCGGCAATACGGCTTAGCTTGCGGTTGCGGTGGAAGTCCTCCGGCACGGAAGCCAACATTCGCAGAATCTCGGCCGAGCGATCGACCGGAATTCGCGTCTCGGGGCACTCATCGGCCGGATCGTGTTCCGGGTCCTCGGCTGTTGGCTCCAGACCGCCGTCGAATTCTTCCCAAACGCCTTCGGGACGACGCAGAGAACGTTCCTTCATTTCCTGGGCGATATCGTATTCACCCTTGAGGAACTCCTGGTAGTCGTCCGACATCTTGTTGGCTTCTTCGGTCGAAATCCGTTTCTGCTCAATCAGCCGCTCCAAGTAGCTGTCGCGAATCGGCGTCTGCTTGTCGATCGCTTTGTACATCATGGGCTGCGTGAAGCTGGGTTCGTCCGCTTCGTTGTGCCCCAAGCGGCGGTAGCAAACCAGGTCGATGATCACGTCACGCTGGAACTTCTCGCGGAAGTCCATCGCCATCGAAACGACGTCGGCCACGGCTTCGGGGTCGTCGCCGCTGACGTGGAAGATCGGAATCTGCAGCATGCGGGCGATGTCGGTGCAGTACCGCGTGCTGCGCGATTGATCGACCGAGGTCGTGAAGCCGATCTGATTGTTGACGATGACATGAACCGTTCCGCCAACCTTGTAGCCTTCCAACTGGCTCAGGTTGAGCGTTTCCTGAACGATGCCTTCGCCAATGAAAGCCGCGTCACCATGGATCAGGACGGCCATACCCTTGCGGCGATTAACGTCGCCGGTACGGTCTTGCTTCGCACGCAGACGCCCGAGCACGACCGTGTTGATGAACTCGAGATGGCTCGGATTGAACGAAAGGGACAAGTGGACTTCGTTACCGGAAGTGGTCACCTTGTCGACGCTATTACCCAAGTGGTACTTCACGTCGCCACCACCGATGAACTGGTGGAAGTCGACGTCGTTGAACTGGGCGAACAGCTCACGGGGAGCCTGGCCGATGATGTTCGTGAGCACGTTCAGACGACCGCGGTGAGGCATCCCCAGCACCACTTCTCGAACGTTGTTGGACGCCGCTCGATCGACCAGCAGGTCCAGCATCGGAATGAGCATTTCCGAGCCGAACAGCGAGAACGTCTTGGCTCCAACGTACTTTTTGCGAACGAATTCCTCGAAAACTGTCGCTTCGGTCAGACGTTGTAGGATTTGCTTCTGAACGGCGTTGGGTAGTTCTTTGATGTGCGACTGACGTTCGATGCGATCGATCAACCACTGCTGAACGCTCAGTTCGTCGATGTGGGTGAACTGATACCCGATGTGTTTGCAGTAGAGACCCTCCAGCCGCTGGACGAGTTCTCGCAGGGGAATCTGCTCGATCTGTTCGCCGCAGGTGTAGTAAACCCGCTCTTCAAGATCGGACTTCGTCAGGCCGAACGATTCCAGCGACAGCGGCGTGCGAACTTGCTTGTTCAGCCGAAGTGGATCGAGTTGGGCGTTGTAGTGTCCGCGCGAACGATAGCCGTTGACCAACTGGTCGGCACCGTACTGCACCTTTTGAAGCTTGACGTTGCCGCGGACGCCACTGACCGGTGCGGTGAAATCTCCGCCAGACTCACGGAAAATGCTGCGTGGCTGGAAGGAAGGGGCGCGCGATCCTAACTCGGTGGCAGAAATCCCGTTCTCGGCGGCTTGCTGGTCGAAGAAGTCGCGCCAGTTCTCAGGGACACCATTGGGGTCGTCGAGATACTTCAGCAGTAGCTGCTCGACATAGCTGGCGTTGTAGCATGCCAGGTCGACTTCGTCGGCCGACGCCGTATTGGCCTGCCTGGGGGAACTTTCTGAGATCATTGTTTCGCGATGCCTCTTGAACTTCTAGTTTTACGCGATTCTTCCATGGAGCATAGGTAGCCTACGGGCTGCTTGACCTGACAATGCCAAGATTTCCAATTTCTTCCGAACCAAGGAAATATTGATATCGAACCATGCCTGTTCCTGCCGGATTCGGGACACGCAAAAGCTCACTCGGAGGGAGCTGAGAGGTCCTGCCAGAAGTTGCCATGGAGGGGTTCATCTTGGGGTACCCCGCATCCTTGGCCGGGGAGCCTAAACCGCTTTGTGATGAAAGGTGGGACCTAATAAGTATTCGAGAAAGCGAAATCCCATCTATTAGGATTTCTGCCGCAATAAAAACGCATTAGCGTACAACGTGCCAACCTAATCGTCTATTTCAATTCTGCCGGTTGGATCAATTTTGCTCAAAATGAAATCTGGCGTGATTAATTTCTGTGCGCCCGGTGTCGACTGCTAGAAAGCTGTTCCACAATATGGCTGGAAACTCGCTGTCCTGTGTCACTCGACTCGGGGTAACGTTGTAAACTGTATCGCAATTCTAACAGGTTCGATCGAGAGTCAACGTTGGATAACGCTACCGATTGTTGGGCCATATCCGCTAAAATCAGTCCACATACCGGCACGTTCAAACATGAGGTAACCTCTAGTCCCGGCGTACGGAAAGCGATAAGTTCTCAGTTTTGTATTTTTTCCTTGCTGAGAGCATGGAAATGAGATAAAAAGTAGAGCATATCGCGGGATAGTCGCTGCCACGGGCATTCCACCCATTTGAAGTAATATAACAAGCGTAAAGACGATGGCAAAGAAGACTGGGCGAACGGCCGTTCGAATGAAAGATGTTGCCGAAGTGGCTGGCGTTTCTCGCATGGCCGCATCGGCGGTACTGATGGGTACCGGCAACGGACGAATTCGCGTTTCGGAAGAAACCGCGGAGACGATTCGTAAAGCGGCGGCTGATCTCGGCTATCGCCCCAACATCGCCGCTCAACAACTCGCCGGCAAGAAGAGCAACGTCGTCGCCTTGGTTGTGCGTGAAACGCGGAACTTCCTGACGCAAAAGGTCACGGCCGAACTGCAACGCGAGGCCGAAGAGCATGGACTTCGTCTTCTCTCGGTCGGATCGTACCCTGACCTGGATGGGCTGAAACGGGTTGTTCAAGACCTCGATGCCGGATGGGTGGATGGCGTCATGTATCTCGCCCACGAGAATGAAGAGCAATGGGAAGAGGTTGGCAAACTCTTTGAGTCTCGGCGAAATGTCTTAACCGTTCTGGAGAACCTCGGCATTGATGGGACTTGCCGGGTGGTTAGCGACGTTCGCACGGGTGCCAAGGAAACCATCGACCACCTGGTTTCGACCGGCCGAAAGAAGGTGGCGCTTCTGACCGAGCAGCGGGAATCGCTTTCGATTCTCGATCGAATCGTCGCCTACCGAGAGGCCCTGGCCGAGCACGGCAGGGAGCTTTCCGAAGACCAGATTGTCGTTGATACCAAAGGTTGGCTGGTCAACGATCCGACGACTTATCCGCGATTCGATGAAATCTGTCGCCATTTGGTCGAAGGGGTAGGTGCCGATGCCATTCTGTGCGATACCGATTTCAACGCGGTCGCCGTGTGTCGATCCTTGCGTCGACTCAACATGGCCATCCCCGACAAAGTCGCGGTTATCGGATGGCACGACCTGCAATTCTCGTCGCTGCTTGATCCGCCGCTGACGACGGTCGCTCACGATCTACCGGCCTTGCTCAAGGCCGCCGTGAGTCTCATCCAGTCGGAAGAAGAGGAGACGCAATCGGAAATTCTCATTCCGACCAAGCTCAGAATTCGACACACTTCCTGACGCCAAGTTGCCAAATCGTTGGACACTTGGTCATGTCGTCCCCGCACTGTCCGCCTCTCGACCGAGAAGAAAGTACGTACCTTGGTCGCCAAGCCCCGTCTCCAGCTTTTTCCATCCTTGACGGCGATAGAAGTCGAGCGCTCGCCGGTTGGTTGCCAGGCACTTCAATTTCCAGGGAAATGGCAACCACTGGGTAAGTGATTCCATCAACTTGGTCCCAATTCCCTGACCTTGGTACTGGTGATCGACAAACAGACAGTGGATAAACGACTCGGGCTCCCAGACGGTCACTGCCCCGATTAGTTGACCGTCTTCCAAGACCGCCACGTAGACGCGTTCCCCCTCGGTCGTCTTGGCGAAGTCCGCTTCCGGCACCGAACCTTCAGGAAGCCAGTCAGCACTGCGGATGAAACGCTCAAACAGTGCCTGAAGTTCGGTCGAATCAGAGGGTTGAGCTGCGCGGATCGTGACCATACCTTCCAGAGAGCGTCCAGCGGAACGAGGTTCACGGTTATCAGGCCCAGATTAAGACGTCGCCTTCTTAGTCTGGAAGCAATTGGTGATGTCGTCCAGGATCATGTACAGACATGGCACCAATACCAGGATGATGCCCGTGGCGAAAAGGATCCCGAAACCGAGCGAGATGGCCATGGGGATGATGTACTGCGCTTGCAGGGAAGTCTCGAAAATCAGCGGAACAAGGCCGCCGAAGGTGGTGGCCGTCGTGAGCATGATGGGGCGAAATCGTCGGAGGCCAGCCTGGCTGATGGCATCGAACGCAGAACTTTCCCCCCGGTAGCGATTTGCGTAGTCGATCATGATCAGCGAGTCGTTAATCACCACGCCTGACAAAGCAATGACCCCCATCAGACTTACCAGCGAGATGTCGTAACCCAGAATGATGTGCCCGATGATCGCTCCCACGATCCCGAAGGGAATGGCCACCAACACGATCAGGGGCTGCACATACCCGCGAAAGGCGATCGCCAGCAGGGCGTAAATCACCCCCAGCGCGAGGCAAAACGATCCCCACAGCGAGGCCGTCGCCCGTCGCATTTCCGCGTCGCTTCCCTCAAACGTCCAGGTAATGCCGGGATAGTCTTCCCGCAGTTTCGGAAGTTCCTCGTTCTTCAGCGCCGTGATGACCTGGGTAATGGCCCGCTTCGGCTCGACATCCATCGATACATTGATTGCTCGCCGGCCATCACGGCGATTGATCGACGAGAACGCCTGGTTTCGCTCGACGTCGGCCACATCCAGCAGTGGGACTTCCGTGCCGCTGGGAGTCCGAATGACCAGATCTTCCAGGTGATGAACGTCCTCACGCTGATGTTCGGGAAGTTTCACGCGAACTTCGATCTCGTTCGTCCCCCGCAACAGTCGCAGCGCTAACGAGC
This genomic interval carries:
- a CDS encoding SPW repeat domain-containing protein, with product MWPRVVEFMLGCWLLCSPFIFREENHSGIDSYVDFGLGSLVISFSALAFWRPARYSHLATLFVSLLMILVPRFALSPEISPAGQNFMVIGLLLLMFAMIPNKAFSTPSAWQKEMPSQASQKT
- the pstC gene encoding phosphate ABC transporter permease subunit PstC is translated as MDHPTRSPISRPPTSVERGIDRVFRFTCSAFAWLTIIVMAYIVVEITWKASPAIQEYGAGFLSGRTWDPNTSEYGILPEIWGTLYSSLLALFIGSFFGIAVAVFLSEGYLGNFVFQILKLFGIQFHRFWGQLPSWSESTLKNLVELLAAIPSVVYGLWGIFVVMPLLREPCNWLHDNMGWFPLFGTRYQGPGMLTASFVLAIMILPTISAISRDALVAVPPKLREASYGLGATRWETILSVVLPTASGGIFGGIVLAFGRALGETMALAMLVGNMNTIDVSIFSPANTLAALLANNFSEAGSDEMKVGVLMYAGVVLMGITLVVNIIGSLILQRATKGLKGMR
- a CDS encoding general stress protein, which translates into the protein MSRHCAVAIYDEFSAAQKAVQQLDESKFPSDQVSLVANSVHQDLQSTNILQYGDESEKDAAFGAGVGGLLGFFMAAPLLTIPGFGLMLIAGPITTGITGAIVGGILGSMIGWGVHEDHVAEYEDEVRQGAFLVVANGDPFEVDYAKQVLDQTNARCVSMHVRESADSIEP
- a CDS encoding vitamin K epoxide reductase family protein, which produces MSSSLPHSALEKLDEHDPVRPWSYNPSAWSQRVPVCVLAFAATIIAAHLAAFQWGLINYVWDPIFGEQSANVIGSEIAKKMDRWVGVPDAALGAIAYLGDAIFGLAGSTRRWYERPWIVILFGIDVIPLGIVSVILVMVQTFVLGQWCFLCLITATVSLALIYLAYDEVYSSLLFLWKVWLRSRRVNTLWTAICGYPTEVSGHVIEEMIGSCDARKEE
- a CDS encoding NAD-dependent epimerase/dehydratase family protein: MNTPQIQRPIVLVTGSGGLIGSRIVPELRKSYTVVGMDLHPPEQEEADVDHWIQVDLTDDESVAEAFSELQTNHGSDLASVIHLAAYYDFSGNESPLYDELTVQGTRRLVDQLRSMQVEQLLFTSSLLVMNSVDVGNRLTEQSPTNAEWAYPQSKLATEQLLREQHGDIPVLILRIAGVYDEACHSLPISNQIQRIYEKQMESYFFPGDANCGQSFVHLEDLTRCILAAVDRRNQLPSFKTLLVGEEDVMSYGQLQDAIGQHLHGKEWPTIRIPAAAAKAGAWVKQQMACREEDEPFIKPWMVDLADQNYPIDATEARHVLGWTPNHSLRGTLPEMLSKLKENPAQFYEINGLGSREPSEQRG
- the pstA gene encoding phosphate ABC transporter permease PstA, producing the protein MASPEKEPLSFNEIDLRRLERSLRKPRTLLSGFLSLVTTLLTFTALVPLFSVVFMLFYRGASKLTLSNFYQLPPTAFEDGGGFGNALVGTLIMVAIAALISVPFGIMASIFLAELGTGSKTASIVRFCAKVLSGFPSILAGVFAYGAVVLVTGGFSAYAGGVALSILMLPVVMLTAEEAIRMVPSKMKEASIGMGATQTETLWYVTLPTALPGIITGVMLAVARAAGETAPLLFTALFSNYWSMSTWSPTSLELNQPTASMAVLIYNFSSSFVDNQREMAWSASLVLVLVVLVTNLIGKSLSSSGPQR
- the pstS gene encoding phosphate ABC transporter substrate-binding protein PstS — encoded protein: MQITPSNLGSYVALAAMMVATVGCTGGNKPSANGGSGGGQSSGELIKLQGAGASFPALLYGAWFKTYSNEHDNVQIDYQSVGSGSGVSAVIDGTVDFGASDAAMTDEEMAKVERGVQLLPMTAGAIVIAYNLEGVEELKLSRDAYAGIFLKEITKWNDPKIAATNEGVELPDEDINVIVRSDSSGTTYNFTQHLAAISEKFNSEVGVNKAPNWPVGTKSKGNEGVTTSLKQTPGSIGYVEFGYAEKTGLSMASLENKAGKYIKPSIDSAQAALASVEFPPSLIAFVPDPEGEDSWPIVTYTWIIAYKTYDDSKKMEAFKEMIKYCLTTGQESSEELGYIPLPEAVTSKVTAALDNISAK